A section of the Rhipicephalus sanguineus isolate Rsan-2018 chromosome 11, BIME_Rsan_1.4, whole genome shotgun sequence genome encodes:
- the LOC119373509 gene encoding uncharacterized protein LOC119373509 isoform X1 produces MGVKRKPPLMGMRLRRLPVGQRWTDRKEEKEKKKRRNKQVDLRPRQQERLQQLRHRPRHRQSHQAVAVARQRSKGLGLKAKARKKGGKRGPRRCRLSPTKSNCIGKGNFKLWYYNASSQLCERHKVGGCPKLIGGFVFCPECMNWCNKRINAKKACLGVK; encoded by the exons ATGGGGGTGAAGAGGAAGCCGCCCCTAATGGGAATGAGACTGAGACGGCTCCCCGTGGGCCAAAGGTGGACGGACAGAAAG gaggagaaggagaagaagaagaggaggaacaAGCAGGTGGATCTGCGACCCCGACAACAGGAAAGACTACAACAGCTCCGGCACCGACCGCGCCACCGACAAAGCCACCAAGCG GTGGCGGTAGCACGCCAGAGGAGCAAGGGACTGGGGTTGAAAGCAAAGGCCCGAAAAAAAG GTGGAAAACGAGGGCCCAGGAGATGCCGTTTGTCCCCAACAAAGTCTAATTGCATTGGCAAAGGCAACTTCAAACTATGGTATTACAACGCATCATCACAGCTTTGTGAACGTCACAAAGTGGGAGGATGTCCCAAACTAATTGGAGGATTCGTGTTTTGCCCCGAATGCATGAATTGGTGTAACA AGcgtataaatgcgaagaaagccTGCTTGGGTGTTAAATAA
- the LOC119373509 gene encoding bone sialoprotein 2-like isoform X2, with amino-acid sequence MKLLLYAAVFCFLISLVTAGEEEDGGEEEAAPNGNETETAPRGPKVDGQKGGEGEEEEEEQAGGSATPTTGKTTTAPAPTAPPTKPPSGGGSTPEEQGTGVESKGPKKRWKTRAQEMPFVPNKV; translated from the exons ATGAAGCTGTTACTTTATGCAGCCGTGTTCTGTTTTTTGATCTCCCTGGTTACGGCAGGAG AGGAAGAAGATGGGGGTGAAGAGGAAGCCGCCCCTAATGGGAATGAGACTGAGACGGCTCCCCGTGGGCCAAAGGTGGACGGACAGAAAG gaggagaaggagaagaagaagaggaggaacaAGCAGGTGGATCTGCGACCCCGACAACAGGAAAGACTACAACAGCTCCGGCACCGACCGCGCCACCGACAAAGCCACCAAGCG GTGGCGGTAGCACGCCAGAGGAGCAAGGGACTGGGGTTGAAAGCAAAGGCCCGAAAAAAAG GTGGAAAACGAGGGCCCAGGAGATGCCGTTTGTCCCCAACAAAGTCTAA